The nucleotide sequence CATTCcctaatatattttatttggatTTTAATGATATTCTGTTTGGTGATATTTATATTCTATGGATGTATTATTATTGTTTGGTTGTCAGGGTTACAATGGCAGACGATACCAAAGTACCAAATCAGGATGAAATCTTGTCACTACTGGTTAAAGACGGACCAATTGATGGTGAAAACCAGATTAAAACTTCAAAAGATGAGAAAAATCAGAACAATTGTGTGGGGGAACCTGGAGATCTGCTTCCTCCAGCTGAAGTAGAGAAAAAGGGAATAACTCCTACAGGATCAAAAGGAGAGATGGAGGAAGTAACCGCAGAGGAGAAAATTTCCTTTATAAAGAGAATGAAAACAGATCCATCATATAAAGAAAAAGTTATATTGAGTCTGAGTATCTGCTGGTCCTTTGTTATACtggtaatttattttttgtttccaattcagggctcaaagtggcgtctattttagtggccatggcgctttaaattcaccattggcgaccagttTTTGACCTATAAGGCTATAACGAGCCTGTATGGCCACTtgaaaaattgtgtaaatttgtaATTTGGTTAATCTTTTAAAGCCAAGGTTGCAGTTAATGCTAAAATGACATTCACAATGGAAAAAGttagagatgttatacttatgtaaataataattttttttttttccaaattgaAGACAACTAGGCCAGGCAACAATATTTTCCAATTGGTGCCtagattttatgaaaaaaatatccactttgagccctgaaATTTCTTGAGTAATCACAATCCCCCAGTTAGTTAAGGAATTGAGGTATATAGCAATCACTTTTCTGTGCACGTGTTTCCATAGTTTAGTAAAAGCTTGCATTTGTGAACAAGATATCTAATGGGCCCCAAAGGTAACAATTGAGCGTCTTAGAATAAAACAATTATGTTCATGATATTGAAGAGCTCCTGGACAGGTTTATTTTAATGATGATGTGGGGTTGGGGTTATATCTATGTAAGTCCTCActcaatttacatttattatattacaataaCTTAAAATTAGCAAAGGAAAGATTAATAAATGGACTAGCAGGAAAAAATGTGACATGCATAAGGTTTATtatcaaatgaaaatgattGGAAAAAATGTTCTGATATGCATGCCAAGGTTTTTAGGGTGAGGGGTAGGGGTAATCTTCACTAGAGCCTATCAAAATGGTAATATTATAAATGTAGGACCAACATCATGACAACAaacatccagtcacattacactgacagcaaatatccagtcacattatactgacaacaaacatctagtcacattatactgacaacaaacatccagtcacatactgacaacaaacatccagtcacatactgacaacaagCATCcagtcacatactgacaacaaacatccagtcacattatactgacaacaaacatccagtcacattatactgaaaacaaacatccagtcacatactgacaacaaacatccagtcacattatactgacaacaaacatccagtcacaacaaacatccagtcacattatactgacaacaaacatccagtcacattatactgacaacaaacatccagtcacattatactgaaaacaaacatccagtcacatactgacaacaaacatccagtcacattatactgacaacaaacatccagtcacaacaaacatccagtcacattatactgacaacaaacatccagtcacattatactgaaaacaaacatccggtcacatcatacagacaacaaacatccattaaacaaaaacaaataaaacaaataaataataattttcagCAGATATTATTACTAGCTTTATTGAGAAATGTTTGTTAGAGCTGTTTTTTTGTCTGCAGGGTTGGCTGGTTGCTCAATTCGGGCCTTCCTTCCTCGACCTACGAATCATCACCAATACAGATCTGAAGAAGGCCTCTAGCTTTCTGACCAGTGGTTCTGTGGGATACCTGGTAGGTTCCCTCGTTAGTGGGATGCTGTTTGACCGGTTCAACAAGATCCTCCTGCTGTTTATATACACCTTCACTGGAGTGTTTTTCTCTGCTGTTCTACCCTGGTGCTTCCTTTACGAGCTCATGATGACAGTGCAGTTTTGTCGTGGATTCTATGGCGGAGGACTTGATACAGGTGAAAAAAGAATTACATCAAGATTTGTATTCCTGATGTTAACATTGATAATATTTGGATTCTATCCGTTTCTACTTTCCTAATCTTAGTTTTAAACTTAAGTTTTTTactacaataaaataatttgtgtGAAAACACTAATATTACTCTAGATGAAATAGCTACAAAATGATTTTTAGTTTCATCTTtcattatttcatgttttatttgcaAAAATAAAACTCATCTCGTATCTTTGTTTTCCATCAATCGAATATTTTTACATGTTAATACTCAATCTTTAAATTTTCAGGTGGGAATGCTCTGTTGATTTCAACATGGGGCCAAGATGGACGATCCTTTTTACAGGCTCTCCACTTTTCATTTGCTATTGGAGGGATCCTTTCTCCGTTAGCGACTGCACCGTTTCTACTGGAAGAAGGAAGCCTAAGAGCAGATAACTCTAGTCTGAGAATTAACAGCACAGCATATGACGGAGATTTGAACATATCTCAAATATTTTACAACACCTCCACAAGTTTCCCCTTAGAACCTGGTATATCAACCATGGTTCCGGACCCTGCGGCTGGTTACAAACCTGAAGATTCCAAACTATACATAGCTTTTACTATCTCCGCTGCGATGAATCTGTCGAGTGCAATACCATTCCTTATCTTATATTTACAAGCAAGGAAACGTAAGAGGAAAAATTCCATAAAGAACGTAGAGGAGAGCAAGAGAATAACGAGAGAGTTACCACAGACATACAAGGTGCTAGTCCTAGTCAGTGTGTGTTTCTATCTAGGGATGTATTGCGCCGTCGAAGACACATTTAATTCCTTTCTCACGACATTTTGCGTCCAACACATGGGATGGACTAAGGCTCATGGTTCCTATGCTACCTCCCTATTTTGGGCTGTTTACGGGTTGGGTAGGTTTTCAGGAATTTGGTTAATCAAATGGATTAAACCTGACAGAATGATCTTTGGGTTTACAATAGCTTTAGGATGTGTATTAGGTGCGTTTCTAGGATTtggacattttaaaattgatagTGGTATCTGGGTTTGTGCAATACTGACAGGAGCAGCAATGTCGATCATATTCCCGACGGTGTTTTCTTGGACAGAAGAAGAACTTTTGCCGGTATCTGGAAAAGTTGCCTCTTTATTCCTGATTTCAGCGTCCAGTGGGACTATGATAAACCCCATTGTATTAGGTTATCTGATGCAGGTTTTGTCTCCGGCTTGGTTCACCTATCTACTGTTCGGAGAAAGTGTAGTGTTGATTATTCTGTTTATCATACTTTTATTGATAGCAAGGTTACTTAAATCTAAATTTGGTACAAGTTGTACATTTAAGGATGTAGAAATTGAGTTAAAGACCAGTGACGACATTGAAACAGAAAGTCTGGTAGAACCTGTACAAACAATACTATCAGatgaaaacaaacaagtttGATCACTTTTTGTATTATGTGTCTCAAATTATGGCCGAGAAAatgatatatcaatttaatgCGTTTGTAAGGATAGTGGTGACCAGTCATTGTCCAGGGCTGTACTAGACAAGTTTTACCGGGGACTTCGCATTTTACATACCCTGTTTTACTACTGGTATTGAGTAGATGTTTTTTAACCCAATCGATAAAAAACACCATTTGCAGCCGAAATATCGCcctttttgagaagaagttttctGTATTCTGCCCCTTCCtttcaacaaaaatgaaaaatattcatGCATTTTATACTTATTCCCtaaaatatatcatactgtGTTGATTTGCCATCAAACACCAACCTAAATTGGACAATAAAAATAAGTCaccaaaaaaaataatttctgaaCTCTACAAGGTGTCTTTAATGACCGCTGCCAGGAGCTGATGCCCGACTAAACTTTCCCCAAATGACAACTAACTGTATCTTTCCAGATAAACTCCCGGTAGCCTTTacaaatattcatattatattcattttataacataaaaccgaatagattttttttttttttttcttcttttaagGTTTTATTAGTTTAGATAATGAAGGACTTTTGCTTAGATTTGACCATACTCGCATATTTACAACAAAGTATTTACTGAGGTGCCATGTTAACAACAAATTTACAGGTACTGGAAGGAGGAAATCTTATAATATATTGTAGATAGCTCTAGTCTGACAATTGTTTACATACCTCTAATGTATTACAATACCTCAATGAGCTCCCTCCATTCCAGCTTGTTTCTAGCTTTCTGCCATCAAGGGCTTGTAACAAAATAAGTCTTGTAAATTtgatcattttatttattatccTTTTTCAAGGAATTGAtcttttatttgatatatattgtgcCGCAGACTTAGATGTTGTTTTTACCAGAGTATACCagtggttgttttgtttttaccagAGTATACCAGTGGTTGTTATCTATAGCATTTAAGTATTTACattaagttttgatatattgtagtagatttgttaacatttgttcattcattatttttaattttgatgtgTAAATTAAAGTATTTTCTGTGTCGAGATATGATAAAGACTTACAGCCCCAGTCAATCAGTTATGATCGGTCACACAAATGAGATAAACTGTTTCTCACAAACActttctatatttatatatgtctGTTTGCTATATACCATATGCTATCGAGCTGCTGGCGTCAGTAAAGATGTCTGTAATTGGGCAACTGTGATCATTGTGATCAGATAAAAAATCATGgagatatcaatattttttctaaaaaagaTAGGCACTTATGACATCAGTTTCAATAATTatgtttagaaaataaaatgtttgacagAATCAAAGGTTTGCAGTTAATCAATTATATAGAATCAAACACCCACATTATATAGAATCAAACACCCacattacaaaatgtatatagaatCAAACACCCACGTGATGTGGACCAAAAATcttaccttttgttgttaatAGTTTATCTGTCAGGAGTCAACATCTATTACAGAATGACCGGAACAAGTCCTTGAACAATGTAGGTAAGGTAAGCAGGAATGATGCTATCtggaaatggaaaattaacaaaagaATCA is from Pecten maximus unplaced genomic scaffold, xPecMax1.1, whole genome shotgun sequence and encodes:
- the LOC117319573 gene encoding sodium-dependent glucose transporter 1A-like, with translation MADDTKVPNQDEILSLLVKDGPIDGENQIKTSKDEKNQNNCVGEPGDLLPPAEVEKKGITPTGSKGEMEEVTAEEKISFIKRMKTDPSYKEKVILSLSICWSFVILGWLVAQFGPSFLDLRIITNTDLKKASSFLTSGSVGYLVGSLVSGMLFDRFNKILLLFIYTFTGVFFSAVLPWCFLYELMMTVQFCRGFYGGGLDTGGNALLISTWGQDGRSFLQALHFSFAIGGILSPLATAPFLLEEGSLRADNSSLRINSTAYDGDLNISQIFYNTSTSFPLEPGISTMVPDPAAGYKPEDSKLYIAFTISAAMNLSSAIPFLILYLQARKRKRKNSIKNVEESKRITRELPQTYKVLVLVSVCFYLGMYCAVEDTFNSFLTTFCVQHMGWTKAHGSYATSLFWAVYGLGRFSGIWLIKWIKPDRMIFGFTIALGCVLGAFLGFGHFKIDSGIWVCAILTGAAMSIIFPTVFSWTEEELLPVSGKVASLFLISASSGTMINPIVLGYLMQVLSPAWFTYLLFGESVVLIILFIILLLIARLLKSKFGTSCTFKDVEIELKTSDDIETESLVEPVQTILSDENKQV